Sequence from the Sulfuricurvum sp. IAE1 genome:
AAAAACGCAGTGCCGGTGAGTCGGCGACAATACCCAGACTGATCGCCTCATACAAAGCCGAGGCTTCAATCATCAGCTGCTCCAGCATCAGCGAGCCTATTCCCATCCCTCTGTATTGCGGAAGAACCGCCATAGTGAGTATCGGAGTATTATCGTCAATATAGCCGTTAGCACCGTGATCGGCATTCAGACGACGTATCCACGCTGCCCCCGCAAGCTGGTTATCGGCAAGGGCATACAAACCAAGATCTTTGCTTGTATAGCCGTAAAACGTTTCGTAGACGCTCAGTTGCGGTACGTCGGAC
This genomic interval carries:
- a CDS encoding GNAT family N-acetyltransferase; translation: MNTTLYFLRSSEQKILSDILPYAMRLDQHAMSLSDVPQLSVYETFYGYTSKDLGLYALADNQLAGAAWIRRLNADHGANGYIDDNTPILTMAVLPQYRGMGIGSLMLEQLMIEASALYEAISLGIVADSPALRFYERHGFTLHPNALNAKSFTDGSEVVTLIKRLEKGEIKRPGDGYDPRRWMD